Proteins co-encoded in one Flavivirga eckloniae genomic window:
- a CDS encoding LamG-like jellyroll fold domain-containing protein, with product MRKKILTLCLGLLVTGLWAQQDDGAKMVTTSQAVQNNGYTIQVGVPYLGTSNVANNTDARFPWDILYIFGTFAEESFDVSKGYFGDKVLLQWELRNNFNLITTIEISRRELGSSSQFQFVGSVSPNETQYEDKYVDGGVLYEYKVLAKGVSQTEELYTNFITGVGFRNPTAIVTGNVSYKGGNPVQNVTITAESDGSVVSYGSGLIVPESNQLSIANLNKPIDKTTTLQAWVRPDVPYVDDSGNAIRLFRLNEKNGNNIDVTVNLKETSKTLEVSIGGNLYIIQNVYPSGDIDARGNDIMIPVSDFNSNFVHITAQLEDNKEPLLFINGRPMTAAYRDAAHAARAEVDDEDTSPYLEITVLTVTTMFNVGSGIWENVFIGGGKTALIDEIRVWKSIEAASDIRTDYKRYISGNDPDLVAYLSANENTGGYAYDASRNGFNYNKNHGSLNIQGISNDISFVSGAGNIPSSSQLGILGVTDVNGNYEINAIPYTGTGESFKITPSFGQHKFEPNQQLVFLGEGSEVVNKIDFTDTSSFIFKGKILYDTRGVFPSVAEAEQNIGNGNTIAGGAAIIDENYNQYEINGAFYNKGEYWLNDLGTTGNNEKDDDRLDLYARIPVAGANIYIDGNIVLDENNVPIESDSEGNFDISVPIGNHFIRVAKTGHEFTYEGRFPAETGTFQEFFEDAQEQVVFIDETRVIAVGRVVGGSVEAQKPIGFGENGLFEVPYLAPGGDTTLRVSSKNNIGTATITLELPGSVSDVTKFEFQTNEESGEYRIQVMPLNYEIVGGSGLQISNATIGTSIIAAGTKETVNFASIPPLLTPEFKYPDDEILEGVPYHFEKSFIYRSTPVLRVTDQTSESELVLKDVNGVDQTISTTGFKHPNGSGDDVLIYKQFSNYEIVLSTFERYENKDNLNDIIEDIVPIVDGQLSITNNLAIPESELTETDPNDNSITKYSFIGGVPNTNTPFTRNINIQYVIEGIPYDAENYISEGIILGGARDGTQSILSEAPEIPDIILRDPPGSNSFASIEAGESISFTTDNSFSSGGGISQSVKLMLGGDVSIVAGPPGAGLIVNTEVTNSLTGNISVEASSKDGNSITKTYTFNQTISTSDDPEFVGAEGDLYIGNSKNYSKGSFDDFQATLDQVGDPGDNFELTNGNGDKVYLNKQKAFYLGEKPTNTFFVYSQKFIITDLIPEYEAIVETLSTGGTVENAKPQSWYENQIDLWRRIILNNERSKYTALNDPTFIGLTALNAINAYTGDLQDEINNAQVGGPYESLLQEKLKLADSQKALISSKSQDNITFDSGVGEVSRSIESVVVNTSTLEFDINIEESLQLQLGFSVNKLGIESTTTGFASQAFSASLTEEDTKTTTINYTLKDNDPANVLSVDIINLFDGSGPIFTTVGGRTSCPYEGAELSHYYNHATYNPNNPVIELAQGDRETLSNATERAEDPKILVEVAEIFNIPESNNAEFKLLLSNNADATSDAASFNYFELIVDNTTNPNNALINVSQNGTVVFVPYGQTVEYTLTLGKSVSDVNDYEDIRVILQSQCDPVNVFDDVLISAHFVPSCSRVAVKAPLDNWVYNTSSSTSPLTINLSEYNQAFDNFEKIDLEYRLATAPNWTRLQTFYNGTIPAGATLASSITDAEVVYAFDIVESGLQDGNYEIRARSTCTNGTEFISEVISGSVDLKSPQQFGTPLPTDGILGPGEDLRVSFNENIFYNSALSTIEIKGETNQLPIDNSVSLRFEGANNTATIESPRLVSGDLSVEFWMNNATIASTAAIINQQNGLNIRLENGDMYVSLGDIIANGTIATDGLFHHYTITHDNASGSLSIYEDDRDIGGSTGTANTQFTNNNPLVIGGNTFIGNMHSLRLWTKSLSLSKAYANIYTKLLGNEANLVGYWPMNEGRGTIANDLARFKHAAVTADWDIKPKGTSYEFANGQYQELDNVGFVQLTNEMDATISFWIKTGTAQEATIFSNGRGNGEDPIQSVGLSNKWAINMNSTGALSFASEGNSYVLTAASVADNNWHHITLLFNRNGSLRTYVDAQQVSSNPITDIGGFSGNQAWLGARGFKDQGGNETVDRAFTGKIDEFRLWNTLRNVDQISRDRFNEMDVESIGLLLYARMNAPDPATANGPRYYHAFSNQSVIPTNAVLSAGAVNYSDDVPAIKPERKLIKFQVNHVINEDDMIIEPAISDWAALEGQILDITVHRMFDASNNQQQSPITWTAFVQKNEMSWFVDGFNNVVDIVKTGNESPSFEITIINKGGLVQPYNIAGVPNWLSLSSTSGSLAPDSKVVITATIDEGLSAGEYLENLYLQTDFGLDEKLQLEVRVLAEEPDWAINPNDFDFSMNIVGRISVDGVFSDDLYDKVAAFSNGELRGVANVVYDESYQEYFVFLTVYSNAVSGDPINFSIWDASMGQIVQATIDANASVTFTENNVLGTLSSPSLFENTSTVEQEINLNQGWTWVSFNVNDANFSDLNALTSGMNLETSDRMLSHSPTQLETYFKDVNNAANSSWSGAISANSGLSNNFMYKMKFAHGQQLRVKGGQVDIGSWSFPIQQNWNWLPYPLSKNVSVNEALSTFDATDGDIIKSQNLFAIYDPLNGWSGTLSYLETGKGYMVKSSKDQTFKYANIFGKSSSTKISKNTNTAFVHKRTEPEFAKYSENMNAVVLLPEGYHELFIYDEDGVLKGEATNQIVSDRALSFITIYGEQPKSLTFHIGNGNIQRPTQKTVTFKSNVVLGTVADPVVLESDILESLKMYPNPFKNELMLQLNSNEVSNMELKLFNVVGQLVHSETHKTKKGLNTIKLTPRISNGVYFLKVNLNNVNTTYRIIKN from the coding sequence ATGAGAAAAAAAATACTAACTCTGTGTTTAGGGCTACTGGTTACAGGACTCTGGGCGCAACAAGATGATGGTGCCAAAATGGTTACCACATCGCAGGCCGTACAAAACAATGGTTATACCATTCAAGTTGGTGTACCTTATTTAGGAACCAGCAATGTTGCCAATAACACCGATGCCCGTTTTCCATGGGACATATTATACATTTTTGGAACATTTGCAGAGGAATCTTTTGATGTATCTAAAGGTTATTTCGGCGATAAAGTACTGCTGCAATGGGAGCTAAGAAATAACTTCAATTTAATTACAACCATAGAAATATCACGTAGAGAACTAGGGAGTAGCTCACAATTTCAGTTTGTAGGCAGCGTATCACCTAACGAAACCCAATACGAAGATAAATATGTGGATGGTGGTGTACTGTATGAATATAAAGTATTGGCAAAAGGTGTAAGCCAAACCGAAGAATTATATACTAACTTCATCACAGGTGTAGGGTTTAGAAACCCAACAGCCATAGTAACAGGAAATGTAAGTTATAAAGGCGGCAACCCGGTGCAAAATGTAACTATTACAGCAGAGTCTGATGGGAGCGTTGTAAGTTATGGCAGTGGTTTAATTGTACCAGAATCTAACCAACTAAGTATAGCTAACTTAAATAAGCCTATAGATAAGACTACAACTTTACAAGCATGGGTGCGACCCGATGTGCCTTATGTAGATGATAGTGGAAATGCTATAAGATTGTTTAGACTCAACGAGAAAAACGGAAATAATATTGATGTTACCGTTAATTTAAAAGAAACCTCTAAAACTTTAGAAGTTAGTATTGGAGGTAACCTTTATATCATTCAAAACGTTTACCCATCTGGAGATATAGATGCTCGAGGGAATGATATCATGATACCAGTATCAGATTTTAACAGCAATTTTGTACATATTACTGCCCAGTTAGAAGATAATAAAGAGCCTTTATTGTTTATAAATGGGCGCCCTATGACTGCGGCTTATAGGGATGCAGCACATGCTGCCAGAGCTGAAGTAGATGATGAAGATACCTCGCCGTATTTAGAAATAACGGTTCTAACAGTAACAACAATGTTTAATGTAGGAAGCGGTATTTGGGAAAATGTATTTATAGGAGGAGGAAAAACGGCGTTAATTGATGAAATACGTGTTTGGAAGAGTATAGAAGCCGCTTCAGATATTCGTACCGATTATAAGCGATACATCAGTGGAAACGACCCGGATTTGGTGGCCTATTTAAGTGCTAACGAGAATACAGGAGGCTATGCTTATGATGCCTCACGAAACGGATTCAATTATAACAAAAATCACGGTAGTTTAAACATCCAGGGTATAAGTAACGATATCTCTTTTGTGTCTGGCGCAGGCAATATTCCATCGTCCAGCCAATTAGGTATTTTGGGAGTTACCGATGTTAACGGTAATTATGAAATCAATGCGATTCCTTATACAGGAACAGGCGAATCATTTAAAATTACACCTAGTTTTGGACAACATAAATTTGAGCCTAATCAGCAATTGGTGTTTTTAGGTGAAGGCTCCGAAGTGGTCAATAAAATAGATTTTACAGATACCTCATCCTTTATTTTTAAAGGCAAAATATTATATGATACCAGAGGTGTATTCCCATCAGTTGCAGAAGCAGAACAAAATATAGGTAACGGTAATACCATAGCTGGAGGTGCAGCTATTATTGATGAGAATTACAATCAATACGAAATAAATGGAGCTTTTTATAACAAAGGCGAGTATTGGTTAAACGATTTAGGGACTACTGGAAATAATGAAAAAGATGATGATCGCTTGGATTTATATGCGCGTATTCCGGTAGCAGGAGCCAACATTTATATAGATGGCAACATTGTTTTAGATGAAAATAACGTCCCTATAGAATCGGATAGCGAAGGTAATTTTGATATTAGTGTGCCTATCGGTAATCACTTTATTCGTGTTGCTAAAACCGGACATGAATTTACTTATGAAGGTAGGTTTCCGGCAGAAACTGGCACCTTCCAAGAGTTCTTTGAAGATGCCCAGGAACAAGTGGTGTTTATTGATGAAACACGTGTAATCGCTGTAGGTCGCGTGGTTGGTGGCTCTGTAGAAGCTCAAAAACCTATAGGGTTTGGAGAAAACGGATTGTTTGAGGTGCCTTATTTGGCTCCAGGTGGAGATACAACTTTAAGGGTAAGTTCTAAAAACAATATTGGAACAGCTACTATAACTTTGGAATTACCAGGAAGTGTATCGGATGTTACAAAGTTTGAGTTTCAAACCAATGAAGAATCAGGAGAATACCGTATTCAGGTAATGCCACTTAACTATGAAATTGTTGGTGGTAGTGGTTTACAAATTTCTAATGCCACTATTGGTACAAGCATAATAGCAGCAGGGACTAAGGAGACTGTTAATTTTGCAAGTATACCTCCATTATTAACTCCCGAATTTAAATATCCCGATGATGAAATTCTTGAAGGTGTACCGTATCATTTTGAGAAAAGTTTTATTTACAGATCAACACCAGTGTTACGAGTTACAGACCAAACCTCAGAAAGTGAACTTGTTTTAAAAGATGTGAATGGTGTTGACCAAACCATAAGCACTACAGGATTTAAACATCCAAACGGATCAGGAGATGATGTGCTCATTTATAAACAGTTTTCAAATTATGAAATTGTTTTAAGTACGTTTGAACGTTATGAAAATAAAGATAATCTTAATGATATTATTGAAGATATTGTACCCATAGTAGATGGTCAACTCAGTATAACTAACAATTTGGCGATACCGGAATCAGAGCTTACAGAGACCGACCCTAATGACAATAGTATTACCAAGTACTCATTTATTGGAGGTGTTCCTAATACCAATACACCTTTTACACGTAATATTAACATTCAATATGTTATAGAGGGGATACCTTACGATGCCGAAAATTATATTAGCGAAGGGATCATTTTAGGAGGAGCGAGAGATGGAACACAATCCATCCTTTCAGAAGCACCAGAGATTCCAGATATTATTTTAAGAGATCCGCCAGGGTCAAATAGTTTCGCATCTATAGAAGCTGGAGAAAGTATTAGTTTTACCACAGACAATAGTTTTTCAAGTGGAGGAGGCATTTCTCAAAGTGTGAAATTAATGTTGGGAGGTGATGTATCCATTGTTGCAGGGCCTCCGGGAGCGGGACTTATTGTAAATACCGAAGTTACCAATAGTTTAACAGGAAATATTTCAGTAGAAGCCTCTTCTAAAGATGGCAATAGTATTACCAAAACCTATACATTCAATCAAACCATATCAACCAGTGATGACCCGGAATTTGTAGGAGCTGAAGGTGATTTATATATAGGAAATTCTAAAAATTATTCTAAAGGTAGTTTTGATGATTTTCAAGCAACTTTAGATCAGGTAGGTGATCCTGGTGATAATTTTGAATTAACCAATGGCAATGGTGATAAAGTGTATTTAAATAAACAAAAAGCCTTTTATCTTGGAGAAAAGCCAACAAATACCTTCTTTGTGTATTCTCAAAAATTCATTATTACCGATTTAATTCCGGAATACGAAGCTATTGTAGAAACTTTATCAACAGGAGGTACGGTTGAAAATGCAAAACCTCAATCTTGGTATGAAAATCAAATTGATTTATGGCGCAGAATCATATTAAATAATGAACGTAGTAAATATACAGCGCTAAATGATCCTACTTTTATTGGATTAACGGCTCTAAATGCTATTAATGCATATACTGGAGACCTCCAGGACGAAATAAATAATGCACAAGTAGGTGGGCCTTATGAAAGCTTATTGCAAGAGAAATTAAAACTAGCGGATTCACAAAAAGCTTTAATCTCATCAAAATCGCAGGATAATATCACGTTCGATTCCGGTGTTGGTGAAGTGTCCAGAAGCATAGAATCTGTCGTTGTTAATACATCAACTTTAGAGTTTGATATTAACATAGAAGAAAGTTTACAATTACAGTTAGGCTTTAGTGTCAATAAATTGGGAATAGAATCTACAACAACAGGATTTGCAAGTCAGGCATTTAGTGCGTCCTTAACAGAAGAAGATACAAAGACCACTACTATTAACTACACGCTTAAGGATAATGACCCAGCTAATGTATTAAGTGTAGATATTATCAATTTGTTTGATGGTAGCGGTCCTATATTTACAACTGTAGGAGGTAGAACATCTTGTCCTTATGAAGGTGCTGAATTATCACATTATTATAACCATGCAACTTATAACCCTAACAACCCAGTTATAGAGTTGGCTCAGGGAGATAGAGAAACATTAAGTAACGCAACAGAAAGGGCAGAAGACCCTAAAATTCTTGTTGAGGTTGCTGAAATTTTTAATATCCCGGAAAGTAACAACGCAGAATTTAAATTACTACTCTCAAATAATGCAGATGCTACAAGCGATGCCGCTAGCTTTAATTATTTTGAACTTATTGTAGATAATACCACCAATCCTAACAATGCACTAATAAATGTAAGCCAGAATGGAACTGTAGTTTTTGTGCCATATGGTCAAACGGTTGAATATACGTTAACATTAGGGAAATCAGTATCCGATGTTAATGATTACGAAGATATTCGCGTTATTTTACAATCGCAATGCGATCCAGTGAATGTTTTTGATGATGTATTGATTTCTGCGCATTTTGTACCATCCTGTTCTCGAGTAGCCGTTAAAGCACCATTAGATAATTGGGTGTATAATACTAGCAGTTCAACAAGTCCGCTAACGATTAACTTATCAGAATACAATCAAGCCTTTGATAATTTTGAAAAGATAGATTTAGAATACCGTTTAGCAACAGCTCCAAATTGGACACGATTGCAAACGTTTTATAACGGAACCATACCAGCAGGTGCCACTTTGGCTTCTTCAATAACAGACGCAGAAGTTGTTTACGCTTTCGATATTGTAGAATCGGGACTGCAAGATGGTAATTACGAAATAAGAGCGCGAAGCACATGTACCAATGGTACAGAGTTTATTTCAGAAGTTATTTCAGGTAGTGTAGACTTAAAATCACCACAGCAGTTTGGAACCCCATTGCCAACCGACGGCATATTGGGTCCGGGAGAAGATTTGCGTGTGAGTTTTAATGAAAACATCTTTTATAACAGTGCCTTGAGTACCATTGAGATAAAAGGAGAAACCAATCAATTGCCAATAGATAATAGTGTGTCCTTACGTTTTGAAGGTGCTAATAACACGGCAACAATAGAAAGTCCGAGATTAGTATCAGGAGACCTGTCAGTAGAATTTTGGATGAACAATGCCACAATTGCATCAACAGCTGCTATTATCAATCAGCAAAACGGATTAAACATTCGTTTAGAAAACGGAGATATGTATGTGTCTCTTGGAGATATAATAGCCAATGGTACTATAGCAACAGATGGCTTGTTTCACCATTATACCATTACACACGACAATGCTTCAGGAAGCCTTAGTATTTATGAAGACGATAGAGATATTGGCGGTAGTACAGGGACTGCAAACACACAATTTACTAATAATAATCCATTAGTTATTGGAGGCAACACATTTATAGGGAATATGCATAGTTTACGACTATGGACTAAATCCCTAAGTTTAAGTAAAGCCTATGCTAATATCTATACGAAGTTATTAGGAAACGAAGCAAATTTAGTTGGCTATTGGCCCATGAATGAAGGACGTGGGACTATTGCAAATGATTTAGCACGATTTAAACATGCAGCAGTTACAGCAGATTGGGACATTAAACCCAAAGGTACCTCTTATGAGTTCGCCAATGGACAGTATCAGGAGTTAGATAATGTTGGTTTTGTACAATTAACCAATGAGATGGATGCCACGATATCCTTCTGGATAAAAACAGGAACGGCCCAAGAAGCCACCATATTCTCTAACGGACGTGGAAATGGAGAAGATCCAATACAATCTGTTGGACTATCGAACAAATGGGCTATAAATATGAATAGTACTGGAGCCTTATCTTTTGCAAGTGAAGGTAATAGCTATGTGTTAACAGCAGCAAGTGTGGCCGATAATAATTGGCATCATATAACCTTATTATTCAACAGAAATGGCTCTTTAAGAACCTATGTAGATGCACAACAAGTATCATCTAATCCTATTACAGATATAGGAGGTTTTTCAGGAAACCAAGCCTGGTTAGGAGCTAGAGGGTTTAAAGACCAAGGAGGTAATGAAACTGTAGACAGGGCATTTACTGGTAAAATTGATGAGTTTAGGTTATGGAATACCTTGCGTAATGTAGACCAAATATCTAGAGACCGTTTTAACGAAATGGATGTGGAAAGCATTGGACTATTATTATACGCTCGTATGAATGCACCTGATCCTGCAACAGCTAATGGGCCACGATATTATCATGCCTTTAGCAATCAAAGTGTCATACCAACAAATGCCGTATTAAGTGCAGGAGCTGTGAATTATTCAGATGATGTACCAGCCATTAAACCAGAGCGTAAGCTTATCAAATTCCAGGTGAATCATGTCATTAACGAAGATGATATGATTATTGAGCCTGCTATTTCCGACTGGGCAGCACTGGAAGGTCAAATTCTTGATATTACTGTACACAGAATGTTTGACGCATCAAATAACCAACAACAATCACCAATTACCTGGACCGCGTTTGTTCAGAAAAATGAAATGAGCTGGTTTGTTGATGGCTTTAATAATGTGGTTGATATTGTTAAAACAGGAAATGAATCACCTTCGTTTGAAATTACTATTATCAATAAAGGTGGTTTAGTACAGCCTTATAATATTGCAGGAGTTCCTAATTGGTTGTCTTTAAGCAGTACATCAGGAAGTTTAGCTCCAGATAGTAAGGTAGTCATTACTGCCACTATTGATGAAGGCCTCTCTGCTGGAGAGTATCTGGAAAATCTGTATTTGCAAACCGATTTTGGTTTAGATGAAAAACTACAATTAGAAGTTAGAGTATTAGCAGAAGAGCCAGACTGGGCGATAAACCCTAATGACTTTGATTTTAGTATGAATATTGTAGGACGTATTAGCGTCGATGGTGTATTCTCAGATGATTTATACGATAAAGTGGCTGCGTTTTCTAATGGAGAGCTTAGAGGTGTTGCGAATGTGGTTTATGATGAGTCGTATCAGGAATATTTTGTATTCCTAACGGTTTATAGCAATGCGGTATCTGGAGACCCAATTAATTTTAGTATTTGGGATGCCTCAATGGGGCAGATTGTTCAGGCAACTATTGATGCTAATGCATCAGTAACCTTTACAGAAAATAATGTGCTAGGCACACTAAGTAGTCCATCGCTTTTTGAAAACACGAGCACTGTTGAACAGGAAATAAATTTAAATCAAGGCTGGACCTGGGTGTCGTTTAATGTTAATGATGCGAATTTCTCAGATTTAAATGCCTTAACATCAGGTATGAACTTAGAAACTTCAGACCGTATGTTGAGCCATTCACCAACTCAGTTAGAAACCTATTTTAAGGATGTAAACAATGCGGCAAATAGTTCATGGAGTGGAGCTATTAGTGCGAACTCGGGATTATCAAACAACTTTATGTACAAAATGAAGTTTGCTCATGGCCAGCAATTAAGAGTTAAAGGAGGTCAAGTGGATATCGGTAGTTGGAGTTTCCCTATACAACAAAATTGGAACTGGCTACCCTATCCTTTAAGTAAGAACGTATCAGTAAACGAAGCCTTATCCACTTTTGATGCCACAGATGGCGACATTATAAAATCACAAAACCTATTTGCCATTTACGACCCCTTAAACGGATGGAGTGGAACTTTAAGCTATCTGGAAACTGGTAAGGGATATATGGTGAAATCTAGTAAAGATCAAACCTTTAAGTATGCTAATATTTTTGGAAAATCTTCAAGCACGAAGATTTCAAAAAATACTAACACGGCATTTGTGCACAAACGTACTGAACCAGAATTTGCAAAATATTCAGAGAATATGAACGCTGTGGTTTTACTGCCTGAGGGATATCATGAACTCTTTATTTATGATGAAGATGGTGTGCTAAAAGGTGAGGCAACTAACCAAATAGTAAGCGATAGAGCACTAAGTTTTATTACCATATATGGTGAACAACCAAAATCGTTAACCTTTCACATAGGTAACGGTAATATTCAAAGACCAACACAAAAAACAGTAACCTTTAAAAGTAATGTAGTGTTAGGTACGGTGGCAGACCCAGTAGTGTTGGAATCTGATATTTTAGAAAGTCTTAAAATGTATCCAAACCCGTTTAAAAATGAATTGATGTTACAGCTTAATTCTAACGAAGTAAGTAATATGGAGCTCAAACTATTCAATGTGGTAGGACAACTTGTTCATTCAGAAACACACAAAACAAAAAAAGGGCTAAATACAATTAAGCTGACTCCAAGAATTAGTAACGGCGTATACTTTTTAAAAGTGAATCTCAACAATGTAAATACAACCTATAGAATCATTAAAAACTAG
- a CDS encoding NAD(P)H-dependent oxidoreductase, with protein MNLIENLKWRYATKKFDSTKKIPLKKLEYLKEAVQLSVSSYGLQLYKVLIIEDKKLRKKLKAASWDQSQITDASQLFVFCHYNERGDEHIDEYIQLAAETQNIPVSTLKGYGDFMKNSLSRQTDSEWESWAKRQTYLALSNLLMASAELKIDACPMEGFEPEKYNQILGLEEKGLSASVLATVGYRSGDDETQFRPKVRKPFERLFEEI; from the coding sequence ATGAATTTAATAGAAAATTTAAAATGGCGCTATGCTACAAAAAAGTTTGACTCAACAAAAAAGATTCCACTTAAAAAGCTGGAGTACTTGAAAGAAGCTGTTCAACTTTCGGTTTCTTCCTATGGGTTACAATTGTACAAGGTTTTAATCATTGAAGATAAAAAGCTTCGAAAAAAATTAAAAGCAGCGTCATGGGATCAATCTCAAATTACAGATGCGTCCCAATTGTTTGTTTTTTGTCATTATAACGAAAGAGGGGATGAGCATATTGATGAATACATCCAGTTAGCTGCAGAAACACAAAATATTCCTGTCTCGACTTTAAAAGGTTATGGTGATTTTATGAAGAATAGCTTATCTCGGCAAACAGACAGTGAATGGGAATCTTGGGCAAAAAGGCAAACATATTTAGCGTTGTCAAATTTATTGATGGCAAGTGCAGAATTAAAGATTGATGCTTGTCCTATGGAAGGTTTTGAGCCTGAAAAATATAATCAAATTTTGGGACTTGAAGAAAAAGGCTTAAGCGCATCTGTATTAGCGACAGTTGGTTATAGGTCAGGTGATGATGAAACACAGTTCAGGCCTAAAGTTAGAAAACCTTTTGAGCGTTTGTTTGAAGAAATTTAA
- a CDS encoding GNAT family N-acetyltransferase, which produces MNLIEANINNLTSLWKLANTKSNFHSSEKTFDYGFIEHSNWPNRLWFHEAPDKHSIEEAKNKIKRLNNKLTVPFWNIYKDFDKEIFNNSGFVKVLEQTGMSLKVDPEYRETVNLNFEKVNSILKAKEWEVLFEKAFGYKINGDVIFKSSQFIDYFIVTDNHEPVGTCVLYYRDNTILGIHSMGVIPEMRRKGYALKIMQYALDWTSKMRFEYVTIQASDMAKALYIKLGFKEQFKMMNYVLKEHI; this is translated from the coding sequence ATGAACTTAATAGAAGCTAATATCAACAACCTAACTTCATTATGGAAGTTAGCTAATACAAAGTCTAATTTTCATAGTTCAGAAAAAACATTTGATTATGGTTTTATTGAGCATTCTAATTGGCCAAATAGATTGTGGTTTCATGAAGCTCCAGATAAGCATAGTATTGAAGAAGCAAAAAACAAAATCAAAAGGCTTAATAATAAATTAACGGTTCCATTTTGGAATATATATAAAGATTTTGATAAAGAGATTTTTAATAATTCGGGTTTTGTTAAAGTATTAGAACAAACAGGAATGAGTCTTAAAGTTGACCCAGAATATCGAGAAACAGTTAATTTAAATTTTGAAAAGGTAAATAGTATTTTAAAGGCTAAAGAATGGGAAGTTTTATTTGAAAAAGCCTTTGGCTATAAAATTAATGGCGATGTAATATTCAAGAGTAGTCAATTTATAGACTACTTCATTGTAACAGATAACCACGAACCTGTTGGAACATGTGTTTTATATTATAGAGACAATACAATTCTTGGGATTCATTCTATGGGAGTAATTCCAGAAATGAGAAGGAAAGGGTATGCTCTTAAAATAATGCAGTATGCACTTGATTGGACTTCGAAAATGAGATTTGAATATGTTACTATTCAAGCTTCTGATATGGCTAAGGCATTATATATAAAACTAGGCTTTAAAGAACAATTTAAAATGATGAATTACGTGTTGAAAGAACACATTTAA
- a CDS encoding DMT family transporter, with product MSQYYTIFLAFIGGVFLSIHGGFNTQLSTLLKSPIQASLIAYIFSALIALVTVIGSMKQTPSLVQLKSIPTYLYFSGAVFSFIGISLYYYTIPKLGISTMISIGLIGQIVFSLIADHFGWFGLKVFPLSYKRLIGVIAMILGIFLIKNK from the coding sequence ATGAGTCAGTATTATACAATTTTTTTAGCATTTATTGGAGGTGTTTTTCTTTCTATTCATGGTGGTTTCAATACACAATTAAGTACTTTATTAAAAAGTCCAATACAGGCTTCACTAATAGCTTATATTTTTAGTGCTTTGATTGCTTTGGTTACTGTTATTGGTAGTATGAAGCAAACTCCATCTTTAGTTCAGTTAAAAAGCATACCTACATATTTGTACTTTTCAGGAGCTGTATTTAGTTTTATTGGTATTAGCTTGTACTATTATACAATACCTAAACTGGGGATTTCAACTATGATTTCAATTGGATTAATTGGACAGATAGTTTTCTCATTAATTGCAGACCATTTTGGTTGGTTCGGCCTTAAAGTATTTCCATTAAGTTATAAGAGATTGATTGGAGTGATTGCAATGATTTTGGGGATATTTTTAATCAAAAACAAATAA
- a CDS encoding Crp/Fnr family transcriptional regulator, which translates to MNYIEEKYIELYSDYINSFSPVSQESLEQLLSLMKIRDVDKGETLVFKGQVARNILFVCEGILISQWMDDKANVYVKNFFLKGFYAGSTVSMLKSLPSHFGVECIEAGKIIEMDYHKYKEVIFKNEDLKSYYIKHIEQNWIVENEKRQISFAAQDAKERYFTFLDEYPDLPDRVPQWQIASYLGITPTQLSRIRRDL; encoded by the coding sequence ATGAATTATATAGAAGAAAAGTATATTGAATTATATAGCGATTATATAAATTCGTTTAGCCCTGTTTCTCAAGAATCTTTAGAACAATTACTTTCTTTAATGAAGATACGAGATGTGGACAAGGGCGAAACACTTGTTTTTAAAGGGCAAGTTGCTCGTAATATTTTATTTGTTTGCGAAGGGATATTAATTTCTCAATGGATGGATGATAAAGCCAATGTATACGTGAAGAACTTCTTTTTAAAAGGTTTTTATGCTGGTTCTACTGTATCAATGTTAAAATCTTTACCGTCACATTTTGGAGTTGAGTGTATAGAAGCTGGTAAAATTATAGAAATGGATTACCATAAATACAAAGAAGTAATATTCAAAAACGAAGACCTAAAGAGTTATTATATTAAACACATTGAGCAGAATTGGATTGTTGAAAATGAAAAAAGACAAATCTCGTTTGCTGCTCAAGATGCTAAAGAACGCTATTTTACTTTTTTAGATGAATACCCTGACCTCCCAGACAGAGTTCCACAATGGCAGATTGCTTCTTATCTAGGGATAACCCCTACGCAACTAAGTAGAATAAGAAGAGATCTATAA